In a genomic window of Brassica rapa cultivar Chiifu-401-42 chromosome A10, CAAS_Brap_v3.01, whole genome shotgun sequence:
- the LOC103845400 gene encoding protein UPSTREAM OF FLC, with translation MSSRVFRATPDSNYLVPRRSRDQQQDTSPDRNRIWSEPRHKPVANRKVPVVYYLSRNGQLDHPHFMEVTLSSGDGLYLKDVINRLNDLRGKGMANLYSWSSKRSYKNGFVWHDLSEEDFISPVQGQEYVLKGSEVLDSCLLSNPRSLLGTTSFRDPRSLNPEKNSGDDIPPAVHRRRNQSWSSIDLSEYKVYKATESSAESARRLAADASTQTDDRRRRRKPAKEEIEEEVVKSPAGCENQSVELSRDEISPPPSDSSPETLENLIKADGRLILRQNESTNDHRTVESLSSGRMRASAVLMQLISCGTMSFKECGPVLLKDQGLSLTGGSGCTVTRGTGDNCLERAEKELQSFGRVKLEDKEYFSGSLIETKKELVPALKRSSSYNADRSSRMGPTTEKDEEEAVLAKCIPRKPKSVGLRNNGVHQ, from the exons ATGAGTTCAAGAGTGTTCAGAGCAACACCAGATAGCAACTATCTGGTCCCCAGGAGATCTAGAGACCAACAACAAGACACCAGTCCGGACCGGAACCGAATCTGGTCTGAGCCTCGTCATAAACCGGTTGCTAACCGGAAAGTTCCCGTAGTCTATTATCTCTCCCGGAATGGTCAGCTTGACCATCCTCATTTCATGGAAGTCACACTCTCTTCCGGCGATGGTCTCTATCTCAAAG aTGTGATAAACCGCTTGAATGATCTTAGAGGCAAAGGCATGGCTAATCTCTACTCTTGGTCTTCCAAAAG GAGCTACAAAAATGGATTCGTCTGGCACGATCTATCGGAGGAAGACTTCATCTCCCCTGTGCAAGGCCAAGAATACGTACTCAAAGGCTCTGAGGTTCTTGATTCCTGTCTTCTCTCTAACCCTCGGAGCCTCCTCGGTACGACGTCGTTTAGAGACCCGAGATCTTTAAACCCGGAGAAAAACTCCGGCGACGATATCCCGCCGGCGGTGCATCGTCGGAGAAACCAGTCGTGGAGCTCCATCGATCTCAGCGAGTACAAGGTGTACAAAGCGACCGAGTCGAGCGCCGAGTCGGCTCGTAGACTCGCGGCGGACGCTTCTACTCAGACGGACGATCGAAGGCGGAGGAGAAAACCGGCGAAGGAGGAGATAGAGGAGGAGGTGGTGAAAAGTCCGGCGGGTTGCGAGAATCAGAGCGTTGAGCTGAGCAGAGACGAGATTTCTCCTCCACCGTCGGATTCGAGCCCCGAGACTTTAGAGAATCTGATCAAAGCGGATGGACGGCTGATATTGCGTCAAAACGAGAGCACTAACGATCATCGGACGGTGGAGAGTTTATCTAGCGGGAGAATGAGAGCTTCTGCCGTGTTGATGCAGCTGATTTCGTGCGGTACGATGTCGTTTAAAGAATGTGGGCCCGTTTTGTTGAAAGATCAAGGGCTGTCGTTGACTGGAGGTAGCGGGTGCACGGTAACGCGAGGAACAGGGGATAACTGTCTTGAGAGGGCAGAGAAGGAACTACAGAGTTTCGGGAGGGTAAAACTGGAAGATAAGGAGTATTTTAGCGGCAGTTTGATTGAGACCAAGAAGGAACTTGTTCCTGCTTTGAAAAGATCTTCTTCTTACAATGCTGACAG GAGTTCAAGAATGGGACCAACGACGGAGAAGGATGAGGAAGAGGCGGTTCTAGCTAAATGCATTCCGAGAAAACCAAAGTCGGTGGGTCTAAGGAACAATGGTGTGCACCAGTAA
- the LOC103845399 gene encoding protein ALP1-like: MNKSLFLAIVDRLSQEFEYFQLKEDASERSSLSPLQKCTAAIRQLAYGGAADAIDEYVRMAETTARKCLHHFTAGIIHLFGDEYLRHPTPEDLERLLAVGEQRGFPGMIGSIDCMHWEWKNCPAAWKGMYSRGTDKPTIVLEAVAGQDLWIWHAFFGAPGTMNDLNILDRSPVFEEIINGNAPEVHFHVNGREYDLGYYLADGIYSKWATFIQSIRLPQGPKPCLFAKRQEFVRKDVERVFGVLQARFAVVRNPSNLWDKNKLGNIMRACIILHNMIVENEQDSYLRTSEFQQGEDDDPSFVVRRTTNIRTTLGRRADVRDTAGHLQLKEDLIEHIWDKYGHLPNLPNDM, encoded by the coding sequence ATGAACAAGAGTTTGTTCTTGGCTATTGTCGATCGTCTCTCCCAAGAATTTGAGTATTTTCAACTCAAAGAGGATGCATCCGAAAGGTCTAGCCTATCTCCCCTCCAAAAATGTACTGCTGCAATTCGACAATTAGCGTATGGTGGTGCCGCAGATGCCATTGACGAATATGTTCGGATGGCTGAAACCACAGCTAGAAAATGTTTGCACCATTTCACTGCGGGGATAATCCACTTATTTGGCGATGAATATCTAAGACATCCAACACCGGAGGATCTTGAAAGACTACTAGCTGTGGGAGAACAACGTGGATTTCCGGGAATGATCggaagcatcgactgtatgcattgggagtggaagaattgtcctGCCGCTTGGAAAGGAATGTATTCACGTGGAACCGACAAACCCACAATCGTGTTGGAGGCGGTAGCTGGACAGGACCTCTGGATATGGCATGCGTTTTTTGGAGCTCCAGGTACTATGAATGATCTTAATATTCTTGATCGATCACCTGTTTTTGAGGAAATAATTAATGGAAACGCTCCGGAAGTCCATTTCCATGTCAACGGAAGGGAGTACGATTTGGGTTACTATCTTGCCGATGGTATTTACTCGAAATGGGCTACTTTTATTCAATCAATCCGACTCCCACAAGGTCCAAAACCTTGTTTATTTGCTAAAAGACAAGAATTCGTGCGAAAAGATGTTGAGCGTGTCTTTGGAGTCTTGCAAGCTAGATTTGCGGTTGTTAGAAATCCTTCTAATTTATGGGATAAAAACAAATTAGGAAATATTATGAGAGCATGcatcatactccataatatgattgtcgagAATGAACAAGATTCCTACCTCCGCACATCAGAATTTCAACAAGGAGAAGATGACGATCCCAGTTTTGTAGTCAGACGGACTACAAATATCCGTACTACATTGGGACGTCGAGCAGATGTTCGGGATACAGCAGGCCATCTACAATTAAAAGAAGATTTGATCGAACATATTTGGGATAAATACGGACATTTACCAAATTTACCAAATGATATGTAA
- the LOC103845401 gene encoding methyl-CpG-binding domain-containing protein 7 isoform X1 gives MKTRSSSSAALVPFVRSPAVHGREALLQIVDPTSSSRKLLPGWTIVKRPRSSSTSRKGSVDTYFVEPGTGREFPSLESVQRHLVGEVHDRRLTLTGHFSNERTRVYEESRTKQDRRRSEYASKGFRLPKGWIVEEFPRLNSYHIDKFYVERKTGYRFRSLVSVERYLKDPGKRADKQPMLIEHHRPRSKGFSLPDGWIVEGKPRSNSSQIDKFVCLQTYIEPGTGNRFRSLAAVERYLNGTDDSVNSMVPSGRLSAGFQTVVVDENPPEKVKWVLNGPGGNMFSAHVSGSVVSSSVKQTWSEAFVSLIQDRF, from the exons ATGAAGACGAGATCATCATCCTCGGCTGCCCTGGTTCCTTTTGTCAGGTCTCCGGCGGTTCACGGTCGCGAAGCCCTGCTGCAGATCGTGGACCCCACTTCTTCTAGCCGAAAACTTTTGCCGGGGTGGACCATTGTGAAACGGCCGCGATCGTCATCTACTAGCCGCAAAGGCAGTGTCGATACT TACTTTGTCGAGCCAGGAACTGGTAGAGAGTTTCCGTCTCTAGAATCTGTTCAGAGACACTTGGTTGGAGAAGTACATGATAGACGCTTGACTCTAACAGGACACTTCTCCAATGAAAGGACAAGGGTTTATGAAGAATCCAGAACCAAACAG gATCGTCGCAGGTCAGAATATGCCTCCAAGGGTTTCCGTTTACCTAAAGGATGGATTGTTGAGGAGTTTCCTAGATTAAACTCCTATCATATTGATAAG TTTTATGTTGAGCGAAAAACAGGATACCGGTTCCGTTCCCTTGTTTCCGTTGAGAGATACTTGAAAGATCCCGGGAAGCGTGCAGATAAGCAGCCTATGCTTATAGAGCATCACCGTCCCCGTTCCAAAGGTTTCAGTTTACCTGATGGATGGATCGTTGAGGGGAAACCGCGGAGCAATTCCAGTCAAATTGACAAG tttgtttgtttgcagaCTTACATTGAGCCAGGAACGGGGAATAGATTTCGTTCTCTAGCTGCTGTTGAGAGATACTTGAACGGTACAGATGACTCGGTTAATTCCATGGTGCCTTCCGGGCGGCTTTCC GCCGGGTTTCAGACCGTTGTTGTTGACGAAAATCCACCAGAGAAAGTTAAATGGGTACTGAACGGTCCAGGTGGAAACATGTTTAGTGCGCATGTGAGCGGCTCGGTCGTGTCTAGCTCTGTCAAACAGACATGGTCTGAGGCTTTTGTCTCACTGATCCAAGACCGCTTTTAA
- the LOC103845401 gene encoding methyl-CpG-binding domain-containing protein 7 isoform X3 has translation MKTRSSSSAALVPFVRSPAVHGREALLQIVDPTSSSRKLLPGWTIVKRPRSSSTSRKGSVDTYFVEPGTGREFPSLESVQRHLVGEVHDRRLTLTGHFSNERTRVYEESRTKQDRRRSEYASKGFRLPKGWIVEEFPRLNSYHIDKFYVERKTGYRFRSLVSVERYLKDPGKRADKQPMLIEHHRPRSKGFSLPDGWIVEGKPRSNSSQIDKTYIEPGTGNRFRSLAAVERYLNGTDDSVNSMVPSGRLSAGFQTVVVDENPPEKVKWVLNGPGGNMFSAHVSGSVVSSSVKQTWSEAFVSLIQDRF, from the exons ATGAAGACGAGATCATCATCCTCGGCTGCCCTGGTTCCTTTTGTCAGGTCTCCGGCGGTTCACGGTCGCGAAGCCCTGCTGCAGATCGTGGACCCCACTTCTTCTAGCCGAAAACTTTTGCCGGGGTGGACCATTGTGAAACGGCCGCGATCGTCATCTACTAGCCGCAAAGGCAGTGTCGATACT TACTTTGTCGAGCCAGGAACTGGTAGAGAGTTTCCGTCTCTAGAATCTGTTCAGAGACACTTGGTTGGAGAAGTACATGATAGACGCTTGACTCTAACAGGACACTTCTCCAATGAAAGGACAAGGGTTTATGAAGAATCCAGAACCAAACAG gATCGTCGCAGGTCAGAATATGCCTCCAAGGGTTTCCGTTTACCTAAAGGATGGATTGTTGAGGAGTTTCCTAGATTAAACTCCTATCATATTGATAAG TTTTATGTTGAGCGAAAAACAGGATACCGGTTCCGTTCCCTTGTTTCCGTTGAGAGATACTTGAAAGATCCCGGGAAGCGTGCAGATAAGCAGCCTATGCTTATAGAGCATCACCGTCCCCGTTCCAAAGGTTTCAGTTTACCTGATGGATGGATCGTTGAGGGGAAACCGCGGAGCAATTCCAGTCAAATTGACAAG aCTTACATTGAGCCAGGAACGGGGAATAGATTTCGTTCTCTAGCTGCTGTTGAGAGATACTTGAACGGTACAGATGACTCGGTTAATTCCATGGTGCCTTCCGGGCGGCTTTCC GCCGGGTTTCAGACCGTTGTTGTTGACGAAAATCCACCAGAGAAAGTTAAATGGGTACTGAACGGTCCAGGTGGAAACATGTTTAGTGCGCATGTGAGCGGCTCGGTCGTGTCTAGCTCTGTCAAACAGACATGGTCTGAGGCTTTTGTCTCACTGATCCAAGACCGCTTTTAA
- the LOC117128968 gene encoding uncharacterized protein LOC117128968, producing the protein MGRYSYSQPFQSDTYGGGHSDSDSNEIEALIQEDQAQLELVNAQQVVYPPQPETEFGFPKACYCGTQPKIATSYSRVDPGRRYYTCSNVDDGDCHVWKWWDEAAMEEIRATERHTQLLADKVDSLLSLTDYETKQKLVRLENMVCELGKSYARCRSDYFVAVAIMLLGFIGIVLIFI; encoded by the coding sequence ATGGGGCGTTACAGCTATAGCCAACCTTTCCAGTCTGACACTTATGGTGGGGGTCACTCGGACAGTGACTCCAATGAAATCGAAGCTTTGATTCAAGAAGACCAAGCTCAGTTAGAGTTGGTGAACGCTCAACAGGTTGTCTATCCTCCACAGCCCGAGACTGAATTCGGTTTTCCAAAAGCATGCTACTGTGGGACTCAACCTAAGATAGCAACGTCTTACAGTAGAGTCGATCCAGGTCGGAGATACTACACATGTTCTAACGTGGACGATGGAGACTGTCATGTGTGGAAATGGTGGGATGAGGCAGCAATGGAGGAGATAAGGGCGACTGAAAGACACACACAACTGTTGGCCGACAAGGTAGATTCTCTTCTATCATTGACTGACTATGAGACTAAGCAGAAGCTTGTTAGACTAGAGAACATGGTGTGTGAGTTGGGCAAGAGTTATGCTAGGTGTAGGTCTGATTACTTTGTTGCTGTTGCGATTATGCTCTTAGGTTTCATTGGTATCGTCCTCATCTTCATCTAG
- the LOC103845401 gene encoding methyl-CpG-binding domain-containing protein 7 isoform X2 produces the protein MKTRSSSSAALVPFVRSPAVHGREALLQIVDPTSSSRKLLPGWTIVKRPRSSSTSRKGSVDTYFVEPGTGREFPSLESVQRHLVGEVHDRRLTLTGHFSNERTRVYEESRTKQDRRRSEYASKGFRLPKGWIVEEFPRLNSYHIDKFYVERKTGYRFRSLVSVERYLKDPGKRADKQPMLIEHHRPRSKGFSLPDGWIVEGKPRSNSSQIDKFVCLQTYIEPGTGNRFRSLAAVERYLNGTDDSVNSMVPSGRLSTVVVDENPPEKVKWVLNGPGGNMFSAHVSGSVVSSSVKQTWSEAFVSLIQDRF, from the exons ATGAAGACGAGATCATCATCCTCGGCTGCCCTGGTTCCTTTTGTCAGGTCTCCGGCGGTTCACGGTCGCGAAGCCCTGCTGCAGATCGTGGACCCCACTTCTTCTAGCCGAAAACTTTTGCCGGGGTGGACCATTGTGAAACGGCCGCGATCGTCATCTACTAGCCGCAAAGGCAGTGTCGATACT TACTTTGTCGAGCCAGGAACTGGTAGAGAGTTTCCGTCTCTAGAATCTGTTCAGAGACACTTGGTTGGAGAAGTACATGATAGACGCTTGACTCTAACAGGACACTTCTCCAATGAAAGGACAAGGGTTTATGAAGAATCCAGAACCAAACAG gATCGTCGCAGGTCAGAATATGCCTCCAAGGGTTTCCGTTTACCTAAAGGATGGATTGTTGAGGAGTTTCCTAGATTAAACTCCTATCATATTGATAAG TTTTATGTTGAGCGAAAAACAGGATACCGGTTCCGTTCCCTTGTTTCCGTTGAGAGATACTTGAAAGATCCCGGGAAGCGTGCAGATAAGCAGCCTATGCTTATAGAGCATCACCGTCCCCGTTCCAAAGGTTTCAGTTTACCTGATGGATGGATCGTTGAGGGGAAACCGCGGAGCAATTCCAGTCAAATTGACAAG tttgtttgtttgcagaCTTACATTGAGCCAGGAACGGGGAATAGATTTCGTTCTCTAGCTGCTGTTGAGAGATACTTGAACGGTACAGATGACTCGGTTAATTCCATGGTGCCTTCCGGGCGGCTTTCC ACCGTTGTTGTTGACGAAAATCCACCAGAGAAAGTTAAATGGGTACTGAACGGTCCAGGTGGAAACATGTTTAGTGCGCATGTGAGCGGCTCGGTCGTGTCTAGCTCTGTCAAACAGACATGGTCTGAGGCTTTTGTCTCACTGATCCAAGACCGCTTTTAA
- the LOC103845401 gene encoding methyl-CpG-binding domain-containing protein 7 isoform X4: MKTRSSSSAALVPFVRSPAVHGREALLQIVDPTSSSRKLLPGWTIVKRPRSSSTSRKGSVDTYFVEPGTGREFPSLESVQRHLVGEVHDRRLTLTGHFSNERTRVYEESRTKQDRRRSEYASKGFRLPKGWIVEEFPRLNSYHIDKFYVERKTGYRFRSLVSVERYLKDPGKRADKQPMLIEHHRPRSKGFSLPDGWIVEGKPRSNSSQIDKTYIEPGTGNRFRSLAAVERYLNGTDDSVNSMVPSGRLSTVVVDENPPEKVKWVLNGPGGNMFSAHVSGSVVSSSVKQTWSEAFVSLIQDRF; the protein is encoded by the exons ATGAAGACGAGATCATCATCCTCGGCTGCCCTGGTTCCTTTTGTCAGGTCTCCGGCGGTTCACGGTCGCGAAGCCCTGCTGCAGATCGTGGACCCCACTTCTTCTAGCCGAAAACTTTTGCCGGGGTGGACCATTGTGAAACGGCCGCGATCGTCATCTACTAGCCGCAAAGGCAGTGTCGATACT TACTTTGTCGAGCCAGGAACTGGTAGAGAGTTTCCGTCTCTAGAATCTGTTCAGAGACACTTGGTTGGAGAAGTACATGATAGACGCTTGACTCTAACAGGACACTTCTCCAATGAAAGGACAAGGGTTTATGAAGAATCCAGAACCAAACAG gATCGTCGCAGGTCAGAATATGCCTCCAAGGGTTTCCGTTTACCTAAAGGATGGATTGTTGAGGAGTTTCCTAGATTAAACTCCTATCATATTGATAAG TTTTATGTTGAGCGAAAAACAGGATACCGGTTCCGTTCCCTTGTTTCCGTTGAGAGATACTTGAAAGATCCCGGGAAGCGTGCAGATAAGCAGCCTATGCTTATAGAGCATCACCGTCCCCGTTCCAAAGGTTTCAGTTTACCTGATGGATGGATCGTTGAGGGGAAACCGCGGAGCAATTCCAGTCAAATTGACAAG aCTTACATTGAGCCAGGAACGGGGAATAGATTTCGTTCTCTAGCTGCTGTTGAGAGATACTTGAACGGTACAGATGACTCGGTTAATTCCATGGTGCCTTCCGGGCGGCTTTCC ACCGTTGTTGTTGACGAAAATCCACCAGAGAAAGTTAAATGGGTACTGAACGGTCCAGGTGGAAACATGTTTAGTGCGCATGTGAGCGGCTCGGTCGTGTCTAGCTCTGTCAAACAGACATGGTCTGAGGCTTTTGTCTCACTGATCCAAGACCGCTTTTAA